The DNA region GTTTGTTTGTCCACAACGATTATAGGAGGATTTCATGCCTTTTTCAATGACCTTGTTATCCAATATTTATCTCTTTAACTCGACTTGCATAATTTGAGTGTATGGCGTCTTCATATGTTTTGACAGAAACTTCAAAAAAGGAGAGAGAAAGGTGAAGAAAAACGTAATTAGTCTGAAACTCAGTTAGCACAAATTCACATACATACAAGGTTACACACTTCTAACTGTTTTTTAATAGAAAAAGCACAGGTATATCTTGTTTCTTTACATAAGGAAGCGTAAAATTTATTTTGAGCATATGACAAAAATACTTTAAAGGTAGGTGAGAAAAGTGAAAAGAGAGATAGGAAAAATGGAGAAATTCAAAAAGCATCTTGATAAATTCATTCCAGTTTATGTTCCAATCGCTATGGTGGTAGGACTTCTGTTGGGATTGCCTTTGCAACATCAAATAGCGGCAAGCAAATCCATTTTTAGCGTTTTGAACCTTGTCGTGGTTTTGGTGATGATCTATCCTATGATGGTTGGATTGAATATGGGTGAGATGAGAAACTCCTTTAAGATGTGGAAACTTCTCCTCTTTGGTCTGATAATGGGATTGATCTACCCACCTGCTATCATGTACTTGCTTTCCCTAATCATACCTGTGAATTCTTATCTGGCATTCGGACTTATCTTGGCGGTGGCCGTTCCATGTTCCTCGATGTCGATCGCTTACACGGGCTTGTCCAAGGCAAATACGGAGTTGGCAACCATCCTGGTTGCTATATCCTTTATCCTTGCTCTGGTAACAGTCCCAATGTGGCTTTCAATTTTTGGAAGCAGTTACAACGTTCCAGCGCCTATGTTTCAAATCTTGAAAACCATAATAATGATCGTCGTTATACCGATGACGTTAGGATATGCCACGAGAGAATCGATACTCTTAAAAGGCGGAAAGAAGGCATTTTCCAAAGCTAAAGCATCATTTCCTGTGATGTCGTTGCTTGGAATGTACGCGATCATCTTTTTGATATTCATGGAGAAGGCAACGATGATAGTTGGAAAATGGCATGCCATCCTTATAGCTCTAGCGCCCTTGTCGCTTTACTACGCTATAACGTTGATACTTCTTACGCTTGTGGACGTGGCTTTCAGGGTAAGATACAGGGATCATATGGCAATAACGTTCACATCTGTTGGTAAAAACGAAGGGACCGCGATGGCCATAGCACTCGGTGCTGGAATAGGTTTGGCGGCGGTTCCGGCAGCTATAACGCCACTTCTCCAAATACCGTTCTTGGTAACATACATGAAGTTGCACTGGAAGATCGCGGCGCGCTTTGCAAGAAGGTCCACAAATCTTGTCAATGAATATGAACTTCATGAAGTTGAAGAAGAAATCGAAGAAGCTTGATTCCAATCCAGACTTTCAATCTCGCTTCCCCAGCTTTTCTAAAGTTGGGGAAGTTTTAGTTGCAACGTACATGAAGTTGCGTTGGAAAATGGCAATGCGTTTCTCAAGCAAGAGGATATACAAATCTTGTAAATAGGTGCGAACGTCATGAAGCTGAAGAGGCGTGTTAAACCGAATTCATGGTACACTCATTAAAAGGACGATGAAAATTTATCGCCCTTTTTAAAAACTCATGTTGTGCGTGAACATTACGAAAAGTATTACGAGAGACAAAAATTTCTATGAGAACATGCAAGCAACATTTGACAACAATTTTTGATTTAAAACCCGCTTTCCAAGCGGTAAAGGTAATTTTTTTCGAAGTCCTGTCAGAACGGATTCGCTCTTCTTTCCGTCTTTTAATTCAAAATATGAGGCACGCTCAGACACTCATCCATGAGTGCTTCGCTTTCTCGGCACGTCCTGTGCCTCTCAACCTCATATTTTGAATCTTCAGCCGGAGAGCTCATATGTTCTGACAAGTACTTCGAGGGTGGGATTTAACCCCTTCTTGAAATGCTTTGTAACATTGACGCACAGGTTGAGTTAAAAAGTCTCTAAAAAACCAAAAAGAGGTGCCCAAAAATGGAAAAATACGAATTAGAAGAAAGATTGATCGAAGAAGGTTTAGCTTTAACAAGTGCAAGAGGCATAAAACAGCTTACCGATGCTGTCCCAATGGGCGAACACGTCTACGGTTATTCGCCAGCTGAGATAGTTATGAATTCATTGGCATCGTGCTTGATGGTGAATATACAAAAAATTTCCAAGAAGATGAGATTAGTCATTGATGGAATAGATGTAAAAATTACGGCATACCGCAGGTCAAATCCTCCTAAAATACTTAAGATGGAATATCTTGTTTCCCTTCAAACAAATGTGGAAAGGGAAAAGATAGATCGCCTTATGGAATACGCCCTTAAATACAGTACCGTTTACAACACTTTAAAAGATGCCGTGGAGATTACTGGAAAGGTAGAAATTTAGTTCTCTGCGAATTTGTGTGGATAACATATTTCGAATAATAGCATCCTTTGGCATTTTAATACCGCTTTCCGAGCGGTCAAGGTGACTTTTCTCGAAGTCCTGTCAGAACGGATTCGCTCTTCTTTCCATCTTACAATTCAAAATATGAGGCACGCTCAGACACTCGTCCGTGAGTGCTTCGCTTTCTCGGCACGTCCTGTGCCTCTCAACCTCATATTTATGAATTTCCAGATGGAGAGCTCATATGTTCTGACAAGTACTTCGAGGGTGAAGTTTAATCCTTTTTTGAAATACTTTGTAACATTGACGCACAGGTTGAGTAATGAAATCATATAGTATTAACACCTTGATTCCGCTCTGCAATGGGATTTGATGTTGAAAAACCAAGAAAAAATGAATGGAAGACAAAGCCTAATCCTACAAAATGTTGATAAAATCATCACGATCTTGTATAATTCAATTGACGTTAAGAACTTCGTTTGGAAGTTTCAAAAAATTGAAGAGGAGGTTATGGGATGAAGAAATATCTTGTTTGGATAGGGGTACTTATTCTTGTAATTGGAACCATTGGGCTTTCACTAAGCGTAACTTTTGTTACAGACACCGGAGGTCTTGGAGACAAATCATTCAACGACAGTGCGTGGGCTGGCGTTCAAATGGCTGTTAACAAACTTGGTGTAACGGCAAATCTTATTCAATCTTACGAACAATCAGACTACATACCTAATTTAACGGCAGCCGCACAAATTTCTGATGTTGTTGTAGCGGTGGGATTTCTTATAAAGGATGCTGTTGAAAAAGTTGCTCCACAATTTCCAAACACGAAATTCATATTCATAGACGGTTCCATTCAAGGAATTCCAAATGTCGAAAGTTTTATATTCGATCAACAACAAGGCGGATTTTTAGTTGGATACATCGCAGCGGCAATGTCCAAAACCGGCAAAGTAGGGGTTGTTGGAGGAATTCCGATACCCCCCGTTGAAAGTTACATGTACGGTTACAAAGCTGGTGTAAAAACTTACAACGTTCTCCACGGAACTAATGTACAGGTTATTTCTGGGTATGTTGGAAGTTTCGACGATCCGTCTGCAGGTAAGTCGCTAACGGAAAGTCAGATTTCCCAGGGAGCAGATATAGTATTCCAGCTTGCGGGCTTAAGCGGTCTTGGCGTTATAGATGCGATGAAAGATGCTCCAAGAGGACATTTTGCGATCGGCGCAGATCAAGACCAAGATTACCTTGCTCCAGGTCACGTTTTGGTGAGCGCCATAAAGAGAGTTGATATAGGTGTTTTCGATGGTATAAAGTCTGTTTACGATGGAACTTTCGTGGGAAAAACGAAGGTGCTTTCTCTCAAAAATGGTGGCATCGGTATAAGCCCAATGACCTACACCAAACAGCTCGTTCCTCAGTCTGTTTTCTCTGAATTAAAAGTTCTCAAAGAAATGATAGAATCCGGAAAACTCAAAGTTCCTCAAACAAAAGAAGAATTTGCTTCTTTCCAAGTTCCAATGATAAAATTCTGAATTTCTTATAAAAAGGTCAATCGCCAGCGATTGACCTTTTTTGTTTTTTTATAAATACCCCTCGTGCATCAATTTTACAAAGTATTTCAAAAAGGGATTAAATCTCACCCTCGAAGTACTTGTCAGAACAAATGTTTGTGCACAAGATAAGACCACTACTCATTCATTAAAAAACTTCAAACTTCTTCGAGCAATAGGTCTTTTGAAAACTATGGAATAAAAGTGCCCTGAAGGGATGGTATAAAGTTTGGGCTTCCTAAAAGCTTCCCAGAGCTGCATTGTTGAATTTAAAGGCATTATCTTATCGAAGGCCGCTTTAAACATGATAACTTTTCCTTTAAAGAGGGGCGCAAAAGGGATCGGATCGTACGTGAAACATCTCCATGGTGCCTTGTACACATCCGCTTGGGATTTAATTCTTTTCACAAAGTCCATGTAATTTTCGTGGGCTTTTATGCACTTTTCTAACGTCCCACATCCATCATGATTTTCTCCCCTTTTGTATTTGATTCTCACTTCTTCAGTTAGGGGAGAAAGCCAATTTATATACCTGAAATTCCCACCAGTTATGGCAAGAGATAGTTTGTCTATTCTTTCATCCACACCGGCGGCAATAGTCGCTATCATTCCACCGAATGATATACCCATAACATGGGTATGTGAAAATTTTGGAAACCTTTCATCCAACAGATCCAACGTACTTCTCGCATCCATTACAGCATGTCGAAAGCGTTCAACTGCTTTCGCCGTATCCGCTTCCATGTAGTAAGAGCCAGCGGGATATTCTCTCGAAGCCCTTACGTGATTATATGGCATGATCATAAAAGCGGCGATAAGTCCATGAGAAGCGAAATACTGTGCAAACCACATGAGATATCTTACATTTCTATCACCTAACCCATGCAAAAACAAAACTTTTCCTATTGGCTCTGAAAGAGGCAGATGCAAAAAAACATGAACTTTTTTCGCTTCTTCCACGTCCGTTGGATAAGGCGAAGGAAAAACAATGTGTTCGACGGTATACGTCTCTCTCTTTTCAACTGAAATAACTTTTGCCCCTGAGATGTCAATTTTATCGTAATCGTACAACATTCGTGTCATTCCTCCTGTTTTGGGTATTTCACATGGCTTTTCATTTTTTTGTAGAGTGGCTTAAGATGATCGTACATATGCCTGTAGATTTCATTGAATATCTTGGAATAGATTTCGGCATTTTTCTCGTTAGGGTTGAATATTTTGGCATATCTTACCATTTTTCCCACCCCTTCTTGAAATGTGGAATGCACTCCAAGACCCACAAAGGCATCTATTGCCGCTCCCAAACTTGAAGATTCGTGAGTTTCCCCTCTGTAAACTGGTAAGTTGAATATGTCAGATATTATTTGACACACCTGATTACTTTGCGCTCCACCTCCAGAAACTGCCAGCTTTTTTATCTTTATCTTTCCTACTCTCTCTATCTTAAGTTTCCCATCAAGCAAGGCATATCCCAATCCTTCAACTATTGCCTTGTAAACATGTGCCCTTGTATGCATGCTTCCAAAACCTACAATTGCTCCCTTGGCCTCTGGCATTTTCAATCCAGGAGTCCAATAAGGTTGAACTACGAGTCCCAAAGAACCTGGCGGAACTTCTCTTAAAAAATCATCCATAAGCTCCTCTGGGTTTACGCCTTTTTCCATCGCTTTTTGCACTTCTTCCGAACCAAATTCTTCCTTGAACCATTTCACCATCCAGAAACCTCTGAATATTTCCACCTCCGGATTGTAATATCCCGGAATAGCTGCTACATAGGACGGCATGTACTTTATCGGTTCAAAGTATTTTTGAGTGGTAACCTGTATTGTGGCGGTCGTCCCGAAACTCAAACTTGCAAAGTCTTCTGTGATGGCTCCCACACCAAGGGTTTCGCAACTTTTATCTGATGCCGATGCAATTACCGGCATCTTTGAAGGAAGATGAAGAATGTCTGCAGCATCGTTTTTTAGCTCTCCAAGGATTTGGGATGGTTTGACCAGATCAACTAATTTTCCTCTTGAAACTGGAAATATCAAAGATTTTATGTCATTTGGATCCGCCCATGTGCCTTTCTTATGATCGAAAGGAAGGTATCCAACTTGAGAAGCGTTTGAATCCACAAACCGGCCGGTTAATTTATATATCAAGTATCCTGATAGGAATAAAAACTTGTGTGCTTTTCTGAAAATATGTGGCTCATTTTGCCTTATCCAATTTATCTTTGCCTCACTTTGCGCTATCTTAATCGCTTCGTCCATGCCAACCAATTTGTATCCAACATTTTTCAAAAAGGGGATATGCACATCAAAGTTGGCCCTTCTTTGATCTAACCAAACTATTGCGTCTCTTAAAGGTTCACCATTTTCATCTACCACGACCATTGTTGCACGCTGGGATGTTACGGTTATGGCTTGAATGGAATGAATTTCATTCGGCTCGGCACTGTCTACTATGCTTCTGACAGATTTTACAAATGCGTTCCAATAAACCAGCGGATTTTGCTCCGCCCAACCAGGCTTTTTGCTGAAATAGGGCTTATACGCCATCTGGGCCTTTTTCAAGATTTTCCCATGCTCATTTATCAAAAAAGCTCGTAAACTTTGTGTTCCACAATCCACAGAAAGAACGTTTTTCACTACTAATTAATCACCTCTTATTCTTTGCTGCTTCCTTCATGATCCAAAAACAAAAAATAGAGACCCTCTGCGGGGTCTCTATTATACATTATGCGTTTTTAAGTTCTTACTTCACATCTGCTTCGGAAAGCTCATCAATTTTCTTTATGGCTTCCTGCAAAAAGTCGTATTCAAGAATGAATGGATATCTTTCTGCCCAGTGTTTTATTTCTTCTGGATGATTTTGAAGCCACAGTCTGTCCAAACCTTCACCATGAGTGGTACCCTTTTCCTTTATCTCTTCGATTTGATCTTTGAATTTCTCTTCCCACACAGGGTCAAGCTCTTTGTGAACTTCATTGGCATATTCATCCAACACTGGCGCCAATTTGTCTATTATCTTACCTTCACTGTCGTCCGTTGCAACAGCATTGTGTTTTTTAACAACTTCTCTCAGTATCCAGGGATTGTCTATGATCATACATGGAGTTAACAAATTATCTGAATGGGGCTGATGGAACCTGATATCAGCCAAGAACGGTGATTGAAGTGCTTCTACGAGGCTTTTCTCATAAAGGTTATCAGTGGAGAAATGCGCAAATATACAAGGCTCAACGTCTCCTTTGTTGTTTATGTGAACGTAACGCCTTCCGCCGGCAATACATCCACCAACACTTGGAGCGTCATTCCAGAAGTCCATCAAGAAGTATGGTTTCCTTGCCCTAAGATCTCTAACGAAGTCTCCCATCTTTCTTCTTTGTTCTGGCAAAGGCATCAATTCTGGAATTGGATCTCTGCCAACAGGCATGAACAGGAAGAGCCAACCGAAGAAAGCTCCCTTGTCTATCCAGAAATCGTAGAGTTCGTCAGATGTCAACGTTTCAAAATTGTCTCTCATGAAAACAAAAGAATTTCCGTAAATGACTCCTCTTTCTTTCAACTTGTCAGCTGCAGCAAGAATCTTCTTGTAAGCGCCCTTTCCTCTCGTTTCGTCAGTTTCCTTTTCCCATCCATTAACACTCAAAACTGGATAAACGTTTCCGAGCTCTTTGATCTGATCTGCAACTTCATCCGTTATAAATGTGGAGTTTGTAAATATCTGGAAAAGGCAATCATCGTGTTTTTTGAAAAGAGGATACAATTCGTTCCATCTGATGAATGGTTCCCCACCTAAGAATGTGTAGAAGTAAGTTCCAATTGCCTTACCCTGTTGAATTATGTCATCCACTTTTTCAATAGGCATGTCATCGTTTTTCGTGTAATTTGCAGAATAACAACCTTTACAAGCCAAATTACATCTCATTGTAGGACTTATCAAAATGGTGTAAGGAGCAGCAAAACCGTTCTTTTTAACGGTTTCCTCTTTGTTGTATTTCATCCATGCCAAGTTGACGTTGACAAGGAAATTTATGAAGAATTTCTTGACGATCTCTGTATCTTTTTTGAAGAGGCTTATTATCCATGCTCTTGAACCGGGATTTTTCTCCGTCCATTTCGCAAATTTGGAGAGGTTATTAGTTCCTCCTATCGTTTTTTCAAGTTTTATCAAAGATTCTATGGCTTTATCAAAATTATTTTCGGGATCTTTTGCAATGTAATTTATGTACTTGTTAACCGCAGCAGATATTGCTAACTTAGTAGCCTTATCTTTGATGGTGCTTCCTATGCCCATTCGTTATCTCTCCTTTCAAAAAAATGAATTTTTACCGTTCGGTCAAAACTTTTTCTTCCTAATTGTACATTAATTGATTTTAAATGTCAAGAAGTGCACAAAAAATTCTTTTTTTTGAAACGATTTTTTGTTATCATTGTTTTGAAAAATCGTAGAACGCAAGAATGGAGGCGATTTTATGCCATTGTACAAATATGTGTGTCCAAAGTGTGGTCATGAAGTGACGTTGCTTAAAAAGATCTCAGATGCTGATAACGTTGTATGTGATGTATGTGGAAGTAAAATGGTAAGACAAATAGGAAACGTGGGTGTTGTATTTAAAGGAAATGGTTACTACGTTACCGACAGCAAAAAAACTTCATCCAAAAAGGAAGCGGTCAAATCTAAATCATAAAGGTATTGAAAATATTTCTTTTTTATGATATCCTAAGGATGTGTGTGCCGGGGCGTGGCGCAGATGGCTAGCGCGTCTGCATGGGGCGCAGGAGGTCGCTGGTTCAAATCCAGTCGCCCCGACCAATAAACCCACCATTACTGGTGGGTTTTGATTTGTCTTTATCACCCAATTACTTTAAAAATGGAGGATGATATGCTTTCAGAAGAAAAATACAATGAAGTTATAAGATTTGTACTGAGAAAAGAATTAGAAGAGGTTATTGGAAAACCTCAGGGTTTTATCAAAGGAGAAAAAGACGAAAACCTGAAAATAGAGATACACTTTGCCAAACGCGGTGAATTAGAAGACGATGAATCCAAACTACAGGTTATTCCATATGTTGTTTTTGAAGTCTTCGATAATAACACCTTCAAGGGAATATTGGCCTACGTTAGAAAGGGAAGTGAAGACAGGCTTCTGAACAAATTGTCGGTTGGATTTGGTGGACATTCCAACATTGAAGACAAAAACATTCAAGAAACCGCATGCCGTGAAATAAAAGAAGAAATAGGCTATCCCATAAAATCATCTGAATTGAGGTTTGCCGGATACATATTCAGCAATAACGATGCCGTTTCACGCGTTCACGTGGGTTATGTTTACATCGCAAGAATGAACATGAAAACTTTTGAAAATCTCGAGATTTCGGATGAAATAAAGGAAGTTTGTTTGTACACGCCAAAAACGGAAAAACCACAAGAATGCGAGGGCGTTTTCGAAAATTGGTCTTCAATCATCTTGAATGATGATAG from Mesoaciditoga lauensis cd-1655R = DSM 25116 includes:
- a CDS encoding arsenic resistance protein; the protein is MKREIGKMEKFKKHLDKFIPVYVPIAMVVGLLLGLPLQHQIAASKSIFSVLNLVVVLVMIYPMMVGLNMGEMRNSFKMWKLLLFGLIMGLIYPPAIMYLLSLIIPVNSYLAFGLILAVAVPCSSMSIAYTGLSKANTELATILVAISFILALVTVPMWLSIFGSSYNVPAPMFQILKTIIMIVVIPMTLGYATRESILLKGGKKAFSKAKASFPVMSLLGMYAIIFLIFMEKATMIVGKWHAILIALAPLSLYYAITLILLTLVDVAFRVRYRDHMAITFTSVGKNEGTAMAIALGAGIGLAAVPAAITPLLQIPFLVTYMKLHWKIAARFARRSTNLVNEYELHEVEEEIEEA
- a CDS encoding OsmC family protein encodes the protein MEKYELEERLIEEGLALTSARGIKQLTDAVPMGEHVYGYSPAEIVMNSLASCLMVNIQKISKKMRLVIDGIDVKITAYRRSNPPKILKMEYLVSLQTNVEREKIDRLMEYALKYSTVYNTLKDAVEITGKVEI
- a CDS encoding BMP family lipoprotein encodes the protein MKKYLVWIGVLILVIGTIGLSLSVTFVTDTGGLGDKSFNDSAWAGVQMAVNKLGVTANLIQSYEQSDYIPNLTAAAQISDVVVAVGFLIKDAVEKVAPQFPNTKFIFIDGSIQGIPNVESFIFDQQQGGFLVGYIAAAMSKTGKVGVVGGIPIPPVESYMYGYKAGVKTYNVLHGTNVQVISGYVGSFDDPSAGKSLTESQISQGADIVFQLAGLSGLGVIDAMKDAPRGHFAIGADQDQDYLAPGHVLVSAIKRVDIGVFDGIKSVYDGTFVGKTKVLSLKNGGIGISPMTYTKQLVPQSVFSELKVLKEMIESGKLKVPQTKEEFASFQVPMIKF
- a CDS encoding alpha/beta hydrolase-fold protein — translated: MLYDYDKIDISGAKVISVEKRETYTVEHIVFPSPYPTDVEEAKKVHVFLHLPLSEPIGKVLFLHGLGDRNVRYLMWFAQYFASHGLIAAFMIMPYNHVRASREYPAGSYYMEADTAKAVERFRHAVMDARSTLDLLDERFPKFSHTHVMGISFGGMIATIAAGVDERIDKLSLAITGGNFRYINWLSPLTEEVRIKYKRGENHDGCGTLEKCIKAHENYMDFVKRIKSQADVYKAPWRCFTYDPIPFAPLFKGKVIMFKAAFDKIMPLNSTMQLWEAFRKPKLYTIPSGHFYSIVFKRPIARRSLKFFNE
- a CDS encoding FGGY-family carbohydrate kinase, with protein sequence MKNVLSVDCGTQSLRAFLINEHGKILKKAQMAYKPYFSKKPGWAEQNPLVYWNAFVKSVRSIVDSAEPNEIHSIQAITVTSQRATMVVVDENGEPLRDAIVWLDQRRANFDVHIPFLKNVGYKLVGMDEAIKIAQSEAKINWIRQNEPHIFRKAHKFLFLSGYLIYKLTGRFVDSNASQVGYLPFDHKKGTWADPNDIKSLIFPVSRGKLVDLVKPSQILGELKNDAADILHLPSKMPVIASASDKSCETLGVGAITEDFASLSFGTTATIQVTTQKYFEPIKYMPSYVAAIPGYYNPEVEIFRGFWMVKWFKEEFGSEEVQKAMEKGVNPEELMDDFLREVPPGSLGLVVQPYWTPGLKMPEAKGAIVGFGSMHTRAHVYKAIVEGLGYALLDGKLKIERVGKIKIKKLAVSGGGAQSNQVCQIISDIFNLPVYRGETHESSSLGAAIDAFVGLGVHSTFQEGVGKMVRYAKIFNPNEKNAEIYSKIFNEIYRHMYDHLKPLYKKMKSHVKYPKQEE
- a CDS encoding radical SAM protein, whose product is MGIGSTIKDKATKLAISAAVNKYINYIAKDPENNFDKAIESLIKLEKTIGGTNNLSKFAKWTEKNPGSRAWIISLFKKDTEIVKKFFINFLVNVNLAWMKYNKEETVKKNGFAAPYTILISPTMRCNLACKGCYSANYTKNDDMPIEKVDDIIQQGKAIGTYFYTFLGGEPFIRWNELYPLFKKHDDCLFQIFTNSTFITDEVADQIKELGNVYPVLSVNGWEKETDETRGKGAYKKILAAADKLKERGVIYGNSFVFMRDNFETLTSDELYDFWIDKGAFFGWLFLFMPVGRDPIPELMPLPEQRRKMGDFVRDLRARKPYFLMDFWNDAPSVGGCIAGGRRYVHINNKGDVEPCIFAHFSTDNLYEKSLVEALQSPFLADIRFHQPHSDNLLTPCMIIDNPWILREVVKKHNAVATDDSEGKIIDKLAPVLDEYANEVHKELDPVWEEKFKDQIEEIKEKGTTHGEGLDRLWLQNHPEEIKHWAERYPFILEYDFLQEAIKKIDELSEADVK
- a CDS encoding FmdB family zinc ribbon protein produces the protein MPLYKYVCPKCGHEVTLLKKISDADNVVCDVCGSKMVRQIGNVGVVFKGNGYYVTDSKKTSSKKEAVKSKS
- a CDS encoding NUDIX domain-containing protein; translated protein: MLSEEKYNEVIRFVLRKELEEVIGKPQGFIKGEKDENLKIEIHFAKRGELEDDESKLQVIPYVVFEVFDNNTFKGILAYVRKGSEDRLLNKLSVGFGGHSNIEDKNIQETACREIKEEIGYPIKSSELRFAGYIFSNNDAVSRVHVGYVYIARMNMKTFENLEISDEIKEVCLYTPKTEKPQECEGVFENWSSIILNDDSFINELMR